The genomic stretch tgacAAACACAAgacagattagagcaaaacagaaaaaacatcagctactgtcgcgatcgctactgcatcgcctagcgaaagcttagcgaagcttcgttgcgtgctcgcctagcgaaggtgctagcgagcgcctgcgggttctggatttcccattgataacaatacgattttagggactccgaaccctatggcatccatctcagatacgaaattattaaacattcaaggcattgtttacATGTTCATGCACAATTATAAACCCGTGGGAAAAACCTaatgttacctcatacattcagagtattcaaattcaaagcatagagtaatgggaatCATGGaaaacctgatgggagagaccgattaaaatcgaatggcacggttgggtttgcaaagcgatgttagggtttgcgtgaggcggaggcgaaaaagtgtgtgagttagagtgaacttttcagagctatttggaggttgctgcagattagttccTAGGGCTCTTCTCTGCCTCTTTGTCTTTCTGTCTCTTTTTCTCCACTTTTGTCCAGTTCTTGTTCAGTGATTTTTCTCtactgaaactctagtatttatagcctgATATTGGTAGCTTGGTGGGCTCAGATGAGGGTAACTCAAGCCCAGAACTTTCTGTTATTTTCTGAAATGCGCgctcttcgcctagcgaaggatctactcgcctagcgagcatgacagttctcttcgctaagcgaaccattctgctcgcccaacgagcatgacagctcaggaacagatttttttgctccttcaagatttAGTATTCGGAATGATGAATAGACCTTATTTGAACCTGTTGaaagtaactcaagtctttcccttgtgttgactgatcacccggatagaacccacaaatggtcttggatgatactcaagcttcaaacaacagatgttagtgacacatttttgtgcttttggttagtaaacaaaataagaggaacaatgatatataattcgagcatgcttggtaatctcaaaccaatcacaaggagtcccacctaaaggaaaagggaaccaagatgctaaggatccttgaggcaatgcaaatgcaatgttatgattccatgagggatcttaggtcaaaattggggtcttacagttagCATTGAGCAAACCCTAAATCGTCTTCATAGTTGCTTTAGCTTTTTCGAGGGATTTCTGTCTTCTTCGTTGGGACGCATATCAGGCACAAAAGTCGATGTTTAATTGGTGGAATACTATACTCGGGTCTATTTCTGGCATCTCATGGGAGGGGGATTGCAAAGATATCAAAATTAACTCTTAGGCATTCAATAAGCCCCCTCTTCACCCCGACTGGTAAATCAACAACTACTCGAGTCAAACATTTCAATTTATTATCGAGATGGAAGACTTTAAATTCACCATCTCGAACAAACTTTAAGGTCTTCATCCTAATCTTGGTAGATAAACCAAACTCATCATCTTGTCATATTTCTTCTTCCGGTACATCGAGACCGACCACGTTGATTGTTTCGCGTTCCTTCTTCCTTCTCCTCTCAGAGGCGACAACAATTGCTAGGGGGTTATTCACTATTGTCTCATGTATATGACGAGCTCCACATAGGTCAGCTACAATGACGACTGACTTACCCAAATCATTATGATATTTTATCTTCAGATGGACGGTAGAGGCCACTGTGTCTAACTACGTCAGGAATGATCTTTCAAGATTGTCGTTGTAGACATTTTCAAAAGGACCACAAGGAACTGCACGCTTATGGTCCTATTTTCCTTCCCACCTCCTAAGGAAAATCGGTAGATCTATAGCTCCACATGGACGAGTTAAGGAGTCGTTGAATGCTATAAGATTCTTGCCTTCGCACAATCTCAAATATTGTTTGTGTAACCCTAACTTCATGAAGATTCTGGTGTACATCATGTCGCACGAACTTCCGTCGCCAATGAGTATCCTTGATACTATGTGATTTTCTATGGTGGCGGTTGCGACCAACGAAAGTGTTGTGTTATGAGTTCCTTCAACCTTCTCGTGGTCTCGAAGCCCTAAAATTACTTTATCTTTTGCTTGTTTTTCGGTTGCTGCTGACGATTTGAATGAGCTAAATGATGAAGGCTCTTTCTTATTAGGAGATCTAATATAAACTGAGTCGACGACAAAAATTGGGGGAGATATTGACGTTGGAAAAGCTATGGCGTTTTCGGTAACTTGATTGAAAATTATCTTCATCCTTCAAACGCAACTACTGCAGTGATTTGTGATTTTGAATCATAAGAGATTTGATCGTTGAAGTTCATAGGAATCAAAAGTCGATTTTAAAAAACAACGACATTGTTCTATTATGAAACTAGAATTGTTGATGAATTGGTGGTATAGACCCTTGGTGCGGTGGAATAGGTTTTCAGTGCAACGCGGGGGGTAGACCTACAAGGTTAGCACTCAAACACACAAGTCAGTTAATGAGTCCAAAAAAGAGTAGAATGAGTTTTGGTTAAAATCATACCTTCAACTTCACCTGGAGTGCCTTATATAGAAAGTTGGTTAGGATGCCTTATGTCATAGAATACGGGAGACCGTTAAATGATATCATAGGGTGGTTAGAGATCCATGGTGTGGGTTAAGTGTAGGGCTCCGTACCGAATGAAATGGTATTGGATTGAAGATTGACTCTTTCTCTTATTAGACGTGTGTTCGGCCCAAAAGATTACTCCATTGAATTTCCTTAATTAAACAAAGTTATTGGGTTTGTTTCGTTTATCTTTCATTTATCTATGCGACGAAAATCTTTATATTATGTTTAACCCAATTAAGATCGAGAGTTTCACAATCCATCCTTTTCCATATTATATTTTCTATTAAAATATACTATTGAAAAGAATGAgttaaaaaataatatttatgCTAGACGGCTTAGCTCTATACTTCAATTTTAGAACCAAATAAACTTGGCGTCTTCAAGTAATATGAGAAGACATGCACCTCTTCATAATTACTAATTTTGAAGAGTCTTAAAAGTTGATTTTAGTTTTTTATAATACCCTAGATTATTGGGATGGTGATAGGGATAGCTATAAGAGGCAAGTTCACTCTATTATGTCATTAATTTATCTAAAAAGAGGTGGACATGCTATTTAGACATTTATGGTTGAAAATCTCACCAACCTTTTTCATTGAAGTTTGTTAATTTAATCTTTTAGTATCCTTTTATAAAAAATAGttaaaatattcaaaaatataatttaaaaCTAAAATTTATAGAGTTTAAAGATAATATAGAGACAATATAAATTAGTTTTACACAATTATTTAATGGAATTATAACATTCAACCATATCATAtcagtattttaaaattaaaaatatgatTTAACGACATTCAACTATATCATTAAAAATATGATTTAACGATATTCAACCATATCATAtcagtattttaaaattaaaaatatgatTTAACAACATCCAAATCTCTGATTAGTTGAAAACattatatatctatatatatatatatatatatatatatatatatatatatatatatatatatatatatatatatatatatatatatatatatatatatatatatatatatatatatatatatatattatgcaGAAACAACAAAACTAATGAGAGATGAGTGAAAGAAAACAGTTAGTGATAGCAGAATTGAAGAGGCAGCTATGGCTAGCAGTTCCTCTGACCTCAGTTGGTATCTTACAATACATTCTACAAACCATTTCTATCATGTTTGTTGGACATCTCGGTACTCTTCCTCTTTCCGGTGCTTCCATGGCTACTTCTTTTGCAGCCGTCACCGGCTTCACCTTACTGGTTCGTTCCTTCTTTCattcattctttttctttttatgttCATTGAATAACTGATGTATCTGATATGTGTGAATCTGATGATCAGATGGGAATTGCGAGTGCGCTTGACACATTCTGTGGTCAATCAAATGGAGCAGGACAGTACCATATGCTTGGAATACACATGCAAAGATCAATGCTTGTTGTTTCAATTGTCAGTGTCTTCCTTGCAATCATATGGGCAAATACAGAATCAATTCTAGTAGCTATACATCAAGACAAAGCCATTTCCAAAGAAGCCGGTTCATATGCACTTTTCATGATCCCAAGTTTGTTTGCATATGGTCTTCTTCAGTGCATTCTCAAGTTCTTGCAAACACAAAACATTGTCCTTCCAATGGTCATAACTTCTGCAACTGCAGCTTTGCTTCACACCATTCTCTGTTGGCTTTTGGTTTTTCAATTAAATCTTGGAAGTAAAGGAGCAGCTATATCCCTTTCTATATGTTATTGGGTCAATGTGTTGTTCATTTCACTCTATGTCAAATTCTCTCCTTCTTGTAAACAAACATGGACTGGCTTTTCAAAGAAAGCCTTTCAGGATCTATCTCAGTTCCTTAAACTTGCTGTTCCTTCAGCTTTCATGATCTGGTAATTATTTTTTTACTCACAAACCGACCGATAGTATAACTATAGGAAAAATTGCACTATAGTACTAAATTGATTCTTTTAAGAGTGTTAGAAACATCACTTAAAGAATCAATCTAGTACGGGCGAATATCTTATAGATGCAATTTTGTATATAATTTACATAAAAAGTAGATTGATCTGATGTTGTAAATGACAGTTTGAAAGTGTGGACATTTGAATTGATGGTTCTCATGTCTGGTCTTCTTCCAAATCCAGTATTAGAAACCTCAGTGCTATCAATATGGTTAGTCACATTGATTCACAACATAATGGATGAATCCACATGAACTATTTGTATCCTCTATAACTATAAAACTATATATTTGCAGCCTTAATACATTTGGTCTAGCTTGGATGATCCCTTTTGGGTGCAGTGCTGCTGTCAGGTATTTTATGGTATCTAACTTTCTGAAATATATTTCATCCTGAATGTTGTGAAATTTGATATTAGTTTTGATGGATTTGTTCGAAAGCATACGAGTATCGAATGAACTGGGCGGCGGAAATCCGCGCGGTGCGAGTGTAGCGGTTCGTGTGGGGCTATCGACGGCCTTCATGGAAGGGTTGTTAATGGTTGTAAGCATGATTGTAGCAAGAAATGTGTGGGGACATGTTTATAGTAATGACAAAGGGGTTATGAGATATGTGTCAGACATGATGCCAATTTTGGCTATTTCCAGTTTTCTTGATGCCATTCAGAGTACACTTTCGGGTAAAATATATACATGCATGCATCTCAAAAACAGTTTATAAAGAGTGATATTACTATTCATCTTACAATTTTCGACGACGGTGCAGGTGTTCTTGCAGGATGCGGATGGCAGAAGATCGGTGCCTATGTGAATCTCGGTTCATTTTACGTAATCGGTGTACCATGTGCAGTTACATTAGCCTTTTTTCTACACATGCATGCCAAGGTAAATATTGTATTCAAATTCTTACTGCATTTATAGGGACTGTGGATACTGACTGAGAATTTCTTTCTTGTGTTAAACAATAGGGGCTGTGGTTGGGGATCATCTCAGCATTTATTGTGCAAATCTTACTTTACAGTGTTTTTATAATTCGTTCTAGTTGGGAAGAACAAGTAAGAAAATTCAGAATAGAGCAACACTAATTTTTGTTTGTTATTGCATCTTTTTTATTAACACAAGTCTTGTTAATTTGTTCATTAGGCAAGGAAAGCTCAAATTAGAGTTGATCGCTCAATCATGTCGCCAAGTACTATCCTCAAAGACAGCATCTCACCATCTAAAAAACTTGAACAATTACCATAATTAATTTATTGTGTTTTTGATTGTATGATGTTGAAATTTGAATCATAATAAAACCTATTCCCATAGAAGTAGTAATGTTTTTGTTATATTGCTACAACAAGGGAACAACCGCCTCAATTAAAAAAAGAAGTAAAAATGCTAGAGTGACCCAAAATTTCCTACTCCTACCCATGTCAATCTCTTTGACatttataattttgaattttttaaagCAATTTTGATTAAAGCCGTTGAATGAGAAGATTCTCATGGTGGTGGTGATGATTGAATACATGGAAGAGGTGTTGAAGAGAATCAAGCTTTGCTTGAGTTCAATATCTTTCTCATTGCACCAAAGAAGTATATgacttttatatatatatatatatatatatatatatatatatatatatataaagagttaGTTACTTCAAGTGTAACAATCATAACTAACTTGTTAACTACTTTCTATTTTATCTAACTATATATACTCTAACATTCCCCTCAAACTCATAATTGTTTGAGACAATTTTTTTTGAGTTTGTCGTGAAAATATACAAAGAGATTAGAGGGTAATGGTTTTTTAAGGATGTCTTCAGTCTGGCCTTAAGCTAGAATTTTTTTTAGTGGTGCATTATAATTTGGTTTAGTTTAAGAATTTTAGATTCATGTTTTTGACATTTATTACATTCAATATTTTTTAACGTTCAATAATTCCACATTAGTGTCATTAGTCTTGCTTTCTAGAGATAAAAttagtttcttttgttttaaatatatttttagaAATATTTTAATATTCCTCATGTAATTCATGGAAGGCATTTTGTAATTCATTGTATGAATGAATCATTTTCAACATCATCCCATTGTCGCGATTGGAAAAAATCGTAGAATCGCTATCATCTTTAATTTGTTCATAAGGAACaggaaaataatgataaaatcTAATAACTAAGGGAGATGAATGTACTAGGCATCCCTCACATCCATTGTAGTCAATGTGATCATCCTTTAAGTCTAGGGTTATTGTATGCTTAAGGGTGTTTGCTTTATTAATTATTAATTGCTTAACaattttttgaaaattatttattattaacAAAAAGAAAATTTATTAAGAGGAAAAGACctaattttttattattattgtactcgctagagtgcTATGACTctatgcctatgtatcctcaCGTTGGATGAAAGATCAAAGCACATAGTTCTTGTAAAAAATGTTGGTTTGTTTGTTGTTTTTATCCTTTGAAAAATTCTCAACGCATTGGGGGTGAAAAAGTATTTGATTTTAAAAAGTGCCTAAATGCACAAGGGTAGATAACTTATGATTTGAGGTGTGTTAAGTTGATTTTATCCATTGGTTGATTTACAAAAATATAATGATTAATTTATTTAAggaaataaattaataataataatatatatttatttaataaaaatattaaaaggTTAATGACATATCCCTTATCCCTGATTTTATCCCTAAAATACTAAAACTTTCCTAAAGATTTATCGCATAATTATCcttattttttggatttttttttatcatttatAGTAAAGGGAAATATTATTCTAATTactaattataataatattaactacttgtatattttttattttatttttattagatTAATTATAATGGATTAGAGActaattaaatttttaaaaattaaatctTAGAAATAAGTCATGAATCATAAGGGGTGCAAATAGTGTTATTGGGCCTAAATCTAAAATAAAAAACCAGCAACTAAAAAAATAAATGATGACTAATTCAACCTTCattaaacaaataaataaaaagaattaaaaaagaaaataaagtgaAGATTAAAACAAGAAATATTTTCCAGACTTTTAATATATtatgatttaatttaaaaaataattttgattaatGATTTTGAAATAAATTAGGATTTTTTAATTGGAAACAAATTATACCTTTTGGTTGTACTCATTTTTAATTAtgatatttaaaaaaatattcGTTAGAAAATAAAATTACTTTAAAAATTATTTCAGGATATTAGTTATAAAAGGTTGATATTCGATTGTTAATTTGACATAGTTTGCTTGATTATACATAATTTTAATTATGgtataatatttaaattaaatttatacTACTACTTTGAAAAAGGGGTTTTAAATTTGATTAGATACTTACTATGTTTTTCTtatagttttaaaaaaaattaaagaaacCATGCACACacaaaaaatgcaaaaaaaaaaaaaaaaaaaagaaattccaaaaaaaaaattaatgaaaCCATTCCCACACAAAAAATGCAAAAGAAAAATAGAAATTCCAAAACAGTATCAAACATCGATCAATTTGTACAAACTCAAATCGGTATCAATTTCAATCCATACAAAGACAAGACATAATCATGCATAAATTATTATTAAGGGGTTAGAACGAAAATCAACCTACGAGAAGGAGATTGTCCCGATAAGCAAAATAATTTCTTTTGATCTTTTCGCTTTCTTCACACCACCACTTCTGATCCTTGCATCTTGATCCGATCTTTTCTCTTTTCCTAGATAGTATGGATGCTGGTAGGAGTTTTAGGGTTTAGTGGTTAATGTTGTGAAAAGCAACAATTTTTAGGGTAGGATTTGTAAATTGTGGATGAGAAAAAGTGTAGAAATCAACATgtatttatattaaaaaattggtcagtaaaaataataataataaaattaggATCACAAAACAAATCGGATACTATTTACAAAGTAAGATGCCACAAATATGACTAGATTCATTCCTTGATAACCAagataaaaatcaaattaaaaaaaacatttttttgtgtgtgttaaaaatcaaataaaatcatgttaattaaaaaagtactttaaaatagaattaacctaattaaatctaaataaaaataatatatatatatatatatatatatatatatatatatatatatatatatatatatatatatatatattacctTTTTTGAATACTTGTTTTACTAAATATAatgcaaaaagtaaaaaataataatttcTTAAAATGCATAAATTAAAAATACGAAAATTaataaaaaatgattaaaaatgcaattttgatttttttttttaaaaaataaaaacaaatgaaaaagaaaaaatgcaCTAAAAATGAGAAATGCCTATCCTAtttatattatttaaaattttgGTTTATCTCTAAAAATGCATTAAATCTGATCACaattaatcaaaataataaaaaatctATAAATCAAATTTATTTATCTCCTAAGTGGTGGAAAAATATCTTGAAAATTGAAAATGTTTCTCAAATTTTGGAAAAACATTTTCGGATGCATCCTTTCCACACCAAACGCGTCCTAGAGTGAGTCTTATCCCATATGTTTCTTAAAGTTAGTATGAGGATGTATTTTTGGATCCATCTAATACACACCCCATGCATTCCTCACTGAAACACACTTATTTTGACATAAATTGATTCGCAGATGTATCTCCGTATTCATACCAGACAGAATCCGGAGATACATTTACGTATTCTCGCCAGACAATAATTTTTGACATTGTTTAAGAGATACATTAATTTAATTGACCATGTGTTATAGTTATACTattatattaaattttatataAATTAAACCATACATTAATCAAATAATATGAAATGACATATATAAATGAATAAATCTAAAATATACAATGAAGTCAAAATAAAGTACAAATGATAATAGTGTTCATAATACAAATACTATATACTACTACGTATGCTGGAACCATGCACCATGTTCCTACGATGTCTCTTGTACTGTTATGCCGCTCGTGCCTTCTCCATGATGGCATCTAGAATGTCCCTCACGGCAGAGCTATCCGGAAAGACTCCTATGTCTATACCCTCATGGCTAAGCTCCATGATACACCGACTATGCAACACATTGATAACATCTAGTGTCATATAAGGATGTGCCCCCCTGAAATATCATTGGATGTAGCCGTATGCAACACTTCATTCGTTAGGATCCATGGTACCACATGTCACATTCGGTACCAGATGATTAAGGTAATCTTCATACATGACACCCACGTCTCTACGTATCATAGCGGGAGGAGCAAACTCATAAGGGTCTATGAGAACAAACTGCATGTATCTGCTGCACGACACACTCAAGCAGATGTGAATACATGAGTGACCCGGAAGCCAACCATCCAGAGTAGAAGGCTATGTTGTCCAAGGGTTCCATCTCAAGGTGATCTACGTACGTCTGGAAGTGTATATCATCTGCTACAAAACAATCAATATACACTCTAAATGGATATGTCGCCTGATTCTCTGAGTGGAACGAATGTAGAAGTACGTGGCATATCCTCAGTCTAGGTAGAAACACGTGACCAACCAAATATGTGCGGGGAGTGCTAAGTGATCTAAGCCTTAAAATGGTACATATGAATCATTAGTAATGGTGTAGCACAAGTGTTATGAAAATGACACACTGACACTAAAAGGTGCAAATATATTATCGTTAACAATGAGCAGTTGCATGTCATCTATTTGGTCTTACACATACAACCTTCAGCTAACTTAGAAT from Lathyrus oleraceus cultivar Zhongwan6 chromosome 7, CAAS_Psat_ZW6_1.0, whole genome shotgun sequence encodes the following:
- the LOC127100586 gene encoding protein DETOXIFICATION 16 — its product is MSERKQLVIAELKRQLWLAVPLTSVGILQYILQTISIMFVGHLGTLPLSGASMATSFAAVTGFTLLMGIASALDTFCGQSNGAGQYHMLGIHMQRSMLVVSIVSVFLAIIWANTESILVAIHQDKAISKEAGSYALFMIPSLFAYGLLQCILKFLQTQNIVLPMVITSATAALLHTILCWLLVFQLNLGSKGAAISLSICYWVNVLFISLYVKFSPSCKQTWTGFSKKAFQDLSQFLKLAVPSAFMICLKVWTFELMVLMSGLLPNPVLETSVLSICLNTFGLAWMIPFGCSAAVSIRVSNELGGGNPRGASVAVRVGLSTAFMEGLLMVVSMIVARNVWGHVYSNDKGVMRYVSDMMPILAISSFLDAIQSTLSGVLAGCGWQKIGAYVNLGSFYVIGVPCAVTLAFFLHMHAKVNIGLWLGIISAFIVQILLYSVFIIRSSWEEQARKAQIRVDRSIMSPSTILKDSISPSKKLEQLP